In Oryza sativa Japonica Group chromosome 1, ASM3414082v1, the genomic stretch TTCATCCACGTCCGCTTTTACCTCCGCCGGTGGCAATGCCGCTCCGGCGATGGACGGAGCAGGTGCAGGCGtaggcggcgcgacggagagggTAAGGACAAGGCCAgcatgcttcttcttcttcttggggtCGTAGTGCTTCCTCATGTGGCCGCCGAGCGCCACTCCCGTCGAGAACTCTTTCCCGCACGTTTTGCATGGGTGATTGCCCTCCGGcctggcgccgctgccgccctgggcggcggcggccgcctgcTTCTCCCTGTTGATGTGGCCAGCCACGTGGCCGCCTAGCCCCTGGTGCGTCCTGTACTCCCCCTTGCAACCCGGGTAACTGCACCTGTACGGTCCACCCTGTCCGGCGTTACGCTTCggccgagcgcggcggcgggcgggggcggcggcggcgccgacgtacGGCACGGCAGCTGGCACTGGCAGGCGGTGGTTGTCGTCGGCGACCTGGTTAGGAGGATTGGCAGCTTCTGCCACCACCAtgggctgcggctgcggctgcgccgCCGGTGCGagcacgatggcgcgggcgtcgccgtcgtcgtcgcccaccGCTTGTTCCATGGGGGCGAAGGCGACGGTGACAGCACGGGCGTTGCCGTTGGCGCCGCGCTTCCCCGTCGAGGTCCAGCCGAGGGCGAGGTGCAGCGAcggctccttctccttgtccttGTCCGCCTGATGGACCCTCATGTGCCCGTGCACCGCCTTCCTGCTGCCGAACTCCTTGCTGCAGACGTGGCACGGGAACGCCACGCGCGCCACGGgtgcatcggcggcggcggcggcgccggcgatccCGTCGCCGTGGTCGTCGCTGATCGTCCCCTCCGaaccggacgacgacggcgtcggcgaagGCAGCGGGAGCGCTCCCCGTGTCTCCGCGAGGATGtcctcgaggcggcggcgcttgctCGCCGGGTtcacgccctcctcctcctcctcgtcgtcgcggcGAGACTGGAACACGTACcgatcgtcgtcgtcctcggtcTCGGAGCCCGAATCGTAgtacccaccaccaccaccaccacccggatgaatctccccctcctccatctcctcctcctccggtggcGGAGGAACGGGAGGGCTGCTGCTGGACTTCTCCTGATCCTCCACCATGATCGATCGAGCAGGAGAAGCAAGTGGGATCGAACTAGGGTTTTGCTCGATCTGTGCTCGATCTGTAAGCGATCGAGATGGTGGTAGCTAGGGTTTTTTTTGCTGCCTTCGCGGTGTAGAGAGGAGAGGGTGGGGGATTGTGTTGTGGGTGGCCTTGTGGGTGTGTCGTCACATTATATAGCGGCAGCGGGCCGCGCGGTGCGTGGGCGGTAAGTCGAGTGATCCACGTCAGCGTGGGGGCGCGGCGAGAGAAGACTACTCCACCTCCGATGCGGATTCGCTCCGCGCGTCTGGGGGCACAGCGAAACGGATCCGTACGTACCAAATTCGTAGCGGATTCCTTTTGATTTTTTACAAGGAGATATAGTAGTATAGTTAGTTAATTATCCTgttgtttaaaaatatattttagagaTAAGTTGTAGGAGTAATTGTTTTTGAGAGAGTATCGTACCCATATGCATTCTCTCTCGCAGGAATTGCGGCATGGGCAATAATGCGTGCCTGCGATCAGagatgaaaaattgaaaatggtCGAAGACGGCTAGAAGATAATATTTAAATCATTTCCAcaatcatatttttctctcaaaCACAATAATCGaatagtaaataaaaaaaagcgaAAACTAAATTATATTAGTGCTTACTGATGAAACATAAAAGGTTATCAACAAACGGGatgaccatatatatataagcctTGGAAACACCCGTATCACAATGATAAGCAAGTTCAGgcaatgttttattttttactttttttaaaaaatgtgtcATATGTAACTGTGATGAACATTTATAAAGTAGAATAACCAACTTAAATACTTCCAACAATATTGTAGCATCAACAATGACAACACATATCTAAGTGAACGTAGCTCAATTAGTTAAGTTTCTGGTGGTACAACCTGTTCTCCTGAACTTAAGTCCCAGGCTTGACACATGTTATCGCATTTATGGCTAAACTTTTTTTAGTGGTAGGCAACGTACCTATAAATACCGAGCCTATGGTTCACATTTATGGCTAACCttttttcagtggtaggcgatgtACCTATCAATACCGAGCCTATGTTTACTTCGTGAGTTAGATTTTTTTATCAACATTGAGTTAGATTTTTTATCAGCATTTGGGGTGCTAGGCCTATCGTTACTTCGTGAGTTTCAAGATATTTTTATCAGCCTTTGGGGTGCTAGGGATAGGGTGTGTCACTTGTGGTGACTTTGAGGTGCTAGGGGTAGGGTGTGTCGCTTGTGGTGACTTCGTGAATCTTAAGATGTGTCGGTTTAGTATTTAGATATGTATGTAGTTACTTGATGAATCTCAATATATGTCCTTCCAGTCTTTAGAGATGCTCATAGGTATGATATGTTATATGTGGTGATTTTGTGATTTAAGATGTACTGGTCTTGTCGTTGGgatatcataatatgcaactcctttttatttaaaacaacttatttttataaataatattggTCAAAATAACACACCTTAGACCGTATCAAGATCTAAAAATGGTTATATATTGTACAGGGGGAGTTTGGATAAATGTTGTGTGTATTTTTGGTGTTGATGATATAAAGAAGATTAAAGGATAGTAGTCATAGGTCGTAGAGTAGTGTTTGTTTAGATATTAATTTATGTTGCTTGATATTAATTACTCTCTTAATAATTTGTTAATTTAGAATTTGCATAGTGCTAATAAGGATCTTTTCATGTATTTAGTACACCGATTTTATATATAGGGAACATTTTTATAAAGAGAAatgtatttttttgttgtttaaaAGTATTTAGAGATTATAAGTTTTTTTTCGTGGGGTGGAAGCGTACTCATATTACTCTCTTGCTTGTAATTTCGTTTCCGTTTTTAATTCTAgcaataaataaaaattgaattttctagtttcttttattgttatcactaaataattaaattgataaataCGATCAATTTTCAACTGATCAAAAATAGTTtccaaatagttaaatttataAATACGGTCAATTTTCAATTGACTTGCCGCGATTTTCAACCCACCGAAAATAGTTCCCGAGAGATAAATTTATAAATACGGTTATTTTCAATTTGTCATTATGTTTCGCTATAAAAGTTGATATTCCTAGTTTCTTTTATTGTTATCAACACTAAATAAGTTAAATTGTACTGACCGCCCGATAATCATTCCAACGATAGATGCTATCGATTTTGACCATTTTTAAATCTACGGTAATCGTTTCAAATATGCTATCAATTCCtaccattttcatccctaggAATCTGATCCCCTGGTGTAGAGCATTATATGCTAGAGGACAGTAGTTTTCCGCATCCACGTCcatttttcgattttttttttaaattcattttttgaattttttgttTTAATATTACACCGgcgaaaatatttacagaaatagacCCTACAGCCCTCCCCGAGGACGGCAGGGTGACGTGTGTGACCAGACGCTGGAGGCCGCTGAGCGGGTATGCAAATTTTGCATGCGGCAAAAATTGCATTTCACTCTCTTGCCACCCTCTACGAGGGACCTTGGCGCAAAATACGCACACAGCACCGTCTGCCACGTTACCTTGTTGCCCTCCACTTGGGCGACAGGgtctatttctgtaaatattttcgccggtataatatttctgtaaatatttaaaaaaaaataaaaaaaatcctccgGTTTTCATTGAAGGGCAGGGCTACAGCGGGGGTTTGAGAAGTGGCACCATGGCCTGGGTCAGCCCAGTCGACGTGCCTGCTGCCTTAATTGGGCCGTCGTATGGCCGTGTATGAGTGTATCTGCCTGGTCCCTGGGCTACATGTCGTTTGGGCAAGCCAGTGGGAAATGACATCTCGATAAAAGCTTTAGTGAGATCTCCATAAAAATCATAACATGACACATCAACAATACTACCATAAGTACAATCTAAGCTAAGTATTCATTTACTACAAGCAGCAAATCTTCTAAAGGCACACAATTTTACAACCGCTACAAATACAGTTAAAATGCACATTGCTAGCTATGCACACTAATCTGGCAAGTCATTGCAGGACTGTAGCTCACAGCTGACCAATGCACTTATGCACACGTAATTACCTAACCTCTATTGTCATTCAACAGCAGCGAGTCCACATCTGGAGTCACAACGACATGCCGGCTCTCGATCTCGCCAAGTAAACAACAATGCTTCTCTTTGGTGTTGATAGCAGCCACATGTTGTGCCATCCTACACTCTTCTCCTGGGTTCACCTGCCATGGAAGAACTTAAGTATCAGAGATCTTACCAAGTTACCAGATTGTGAAGTTAAATGAGAACGGAAAGAAACTAACATCAAACATGACATCCCCCAACTTCATCTTGATCTTGCCGCTCTTGTACACCACCATTTTGCCCAAATATCCTTGTGGCAATTCTTTCAAGTTGGATCCTTCTTTCACCTCCTTGTCCCTGGCTTTTCCATTCCTTTCAACTGCAGCGGATATTCTTGGCAACGGAAGAGATTTTGGCAACTGGAATAGGAGCATTCTTCTCGTGTCACCTTGCTCCTGTTGTTCTAAATTATAAATCaactactcccagtggcagacAATATCGTGGTATTTCATAGAGCTCAGAAGGTCATACGAGTAAATTCAGCTCTTCTGCTGGATGGATGGAAGATTCACATTCAGTTGAACTTGGTCGAATCTCCTCTAATTCAACATTGTTATCgccctcatcgtcgtcgtcgtcatcatcatcctcatcgtcgTATAAAAATCCTGAGAAGAGCTTACATTCTTATGAGATTCCTGTGGAATGTACTGGGCAATTATCCAGAGCAATGGAGCTAATGAAGCCTTAAGAAAGTTACCTGGAATAGCATCAAGAGGAACCGCTCTTGTGATGTGGAAtggcttcttcttcctccatagaAAATAGACAAACAAAGTCATGTGTCTGTCAAAAAGACATTGGGTATTTTTCCAGGTGATCAAGTTGACCTTGAGAGGTTGGTGAACTCACCAGTTGGCCTTGGTTGTGCCCTCCTGACTGTGGCAGTGTTAAGCTAACACTAGCTGCAGAAGAAACAGTTGAGGGTGGGTTCTGTGTTGAGTGTTCATCTGTGAGCACAATGCAAATAGGATTATAGAATCTGATGTGTTTGCAGTTACTGCTAATTGAAAGCATTTAATTGAAAGACTTCTTGCCCTTAGGACCAATACTAAGTTCTAAACATACATGTGGAGGTCAATGGATACAGATCAACCTTTTATACTTGACAATGTTTTTGTAGCTCCTTGGCCAGTCTGAAAATAAGACAGAAGTTCAATAGGAACCTTTGTCCTCTCTacacaactactccctccgtcccaaaatttGAACTACacagctgcacttattttgggatgggagGGAGTACAATATTATGTCTTCAGTTTATGAAACGAATAATCAATTACCTTCAGTCTCTTCATCAATTCTTCATCAATTGGCTTTGACTGTTCCAGGTTTGGCCTGAAAGAACAGAATAAGCTTGTCTATGGTAAACTGAAAGTCTGTCATATTCAGCTGAACAAACTTTAGAGCTTTACTTTTCTGGAACTGATTTTCTTGGCTTTTGTGGTGGCACTTTTGGCTTGAACTTCAGCTTCTGCATCCATTAGAattttatggaaaaaaaaatacatgttaGCCTATAAAGACAATGCcaaaaaataatcataattGGTGTGCCCACCTTTCTAGTGCGACGACCTGGAGGGCCTTTCTTGGAGCTACCATCTGCATCCATTTCCACTTACTCCCTATATCCAATTGCTCAGTGAGAGGGTTTACAGAAGGTGAAGATTATGCAgtaagggtctgtttggttgctCGTATCCCTCTAGCCTGGCCCATCTCCCTCATCCAGGCTAAGTTTAGCCTGGTTTAGAGGATACACATGTAGGTGTTTGGTTGCTTGGATGAGATGAACCTGGATATGATGAGAtgctgtttggttggttgcagcAAGGGGCGGATGGAATGGTAGCATGCAGGAGATgttgtttggttggatggatacATCTTATGTGTAAATACCTATTCTTGTGGGTGGTTAGGTTACCCCATAAAGTTTGTGAAACGAGATTTTTTCCTAGTCCCTAATCTATTTATGTGTGATAAGTTTAATCCATCGTAGATATATAGATTAAATTATGTTACTCTGGGTCTGTGCCCACCTACTAATATTCCTAAGCTCATTTTTCTCTTAGAGAATCGATGTACTGGGTATGTATGCTTTACTGATGTTGTCATTTTTTAAAACCAATGAGCAGCACTgatgatcattttttttatcaaatgtaACGAAATGGCCTGGATGAACACGCAAGAGTGATTATTCTAGCAAAAATCATGTACATAATTTTATTGACGACACTGGTACATTTGACAATTCAAAACAAACATACAAATATACGTGCTCATGGCAAATTTTTTACAGTAACCAATTTGATAAACAAATTAGTAACCGCATACAAAACTAAACCATCTGTTTCAGCTATGTTCTTCAAACTCATCAACCTTAGTATATCTACACTTGATCTCACAAGTTTTTCCATTATCACATTTTCCTGAAACATAGTAAAAGTAAACAGGATAACATGTACCTTTGAAATAGTACAGGATCTGAGTTGCAGAGATCAGGTTGCAAGAGCATCAACACTTAATAGTAGTATGATCTTTAccaaaagagcaagtgcagagtGTATCGGTTTCATATAAAAACTTGATCATGTCAAAATCAAGTGTGGTTACCTAAAAAAAGTGAGTACATCTGTTGATATCAAAAGATGAACAAGGAACTTGATAGTATTTGCCTGACATCAATAACTCGAAAATGTAGCAAATATGTGCAGAAATTTGACATCATTGAGCCTCATTTCCAACAGGTAAATAAATGCAGAACAATGGCCTCAGATATATGAAGAATGTGAATTAGCTACTATCATTGGTATCTGTTCTTACCAGTAGTATCTATCAAATGTAGCAAAAGAAAAGGTataaggaaaaggaaaataagacCAAGTGTAGGAAAAAAGAAACCGCAAGAAAATGAGAACAAGTGTAGAGCAAAAATCTATTCACATGAATCACAAACAGCAGCATATATCATCATTGGCCATCTTTCCCAGCCTAACagcaagaaaaaagaacaagtgtagaaaAATCTGTTCATGTACTCTTATAAATTCTGCTCAGTTCAAGTGTAGAGGTGGCCTCAGTTCTGCTAAAGATAATTTCAACTATAAAATACTGAGAAAGATCACAGAAAGACAAACTTAGaaagggcatgtttggttgcCTGACCTTATCGAATAAGGTCAAGTGCAGGCATATATGTTCTTATGCATCACAAATAAGCACTATTAATCAAGTGTGTATCTGTCAGTATCAATTTAAAAGAACGCACTATTGAATCTGGCCTTATCAGTAACTTCTATTTGTAGCCAAAGATACAATGGCATAACACAAATCAACAGGAAAATAGGAATAAGTGTAGGAAAAATCTGTTCATAAGCATCACAAATCAGCAACATTAGTCATCATTGGCCATCTTAGAACAAAAAAGCAAGCCACTAGACATTTCATTCCATCGAAATCAACCAAGAAAGATATCAGCTTTTAGTAGATctagcattttttttagataatggagtAGATCTAGCATATTTATGAAGGGGACACGGTCTAATCCAAACAAATCGGCTGAAATCaaaggaagagaggagaagaaactgAAGGAGGTGAGAAAGGGAAGGAGATGCCCAACCTAGCCCTTACCAGAGAGCTCAACGGAGAGAGTCGACGAAAGAGAGGGGCGTAGCAGAGAGCCGGCGAAACCAAACGGCTTGACGGAGAGAGCGAACCAGTGGAAGAGAGCGATGGCGGCTAGcgaaagagagggaggatgacCAACGGAAGAGAGGATGCTGACGGACGACCGGCCctcccgccggcgaggacggcgcgACGAGCCTGGCGACGAGCAGCGCCCTCCACTCGCGAGTCAGCGGAACCCTAGCTTTCCACTGGTTTGGAAcaaatgaggaggaggagaggagggatggTGGTGACCCCATCCATGGGTTCTGCACGCGCGGGTGCAAGCGGTGCACGCGTGGGTGCAGCCTCGCGGCATGAGGCGAGCCAGGCTGAGTTGCGAAGGTCGATTCGAGCGTTTCCCCTCAGCCTGGCTCCGCGGGCCTTTTTCATCCATCGGACCCGGCTCTGAGACAAGTAAACACACGCAAATCTGCTGGCTAGGTGTGAGCCAGGTGCAGTCCGGGCAATCAAACACGCCAAATGAATCACTTGTTAGTATCTATGAATCAGGAATAATCCTGCTTTAGCTACTGTCTCCTACTCTATGAGCTAATTCTGCAATCATCTTTACTGTCAGTATTCTTACTATGCAGTGTTGTGTAGTTAGTATAACAGTTATACAATTCAGTTGTTCCTCAACCCTAAACTTATTGGTTGTGTGCATGCTGGCAGAGAAGAAGATAtaaccatttccattatctaaaaaaaattgctcaTCATGGTGACTTCTTTCAAGAGTATTCTGCACTGAATCCACGAATTTATTCTACCAAACACTACTCCACAGTGGCGGATCTAACATGGGACAGGGTTCAATTGAACCCTCAAACTTTTTGGGAACCATCAAACTGTTATTAGTACTCATTTCCTAAGGTTAAGGCAGATTTCTAGaacagaagctagggttaacgcaaaTTCGAGAAAAAGTGTGTaggtagagagagagacgggAAAGGCGGCGGTGGCAAAGGATGCGCTCACCAGGATGCGGTGGAAGCAGCGGGACAAACAACGGCGCCCTGGTCACTCGCcggatggatggggatcggcgtcggcggcgagcaaaCTGACGAGGACGCCAGGATAACTCACGCTCATGTCACAACAGAGGCCAACTATAGTGCGTGGATAACTATTACGCCCAGTACTCAGTTCCACCTGGATTGCACATCCCATTCCAACCCTACCCAAACGTTAAAAATCTAAAAGTCTTATGGGTTGTTCAGATTGTGAGATGTCAGGTCGGGACGTGGCGATCTTTCACAATTAGGGTACGGGGGACACGGCTAGTCAATGGCGCGACGGAAGAGGGGCGATAGTGGATGCCTCGGTCTTTGATCTATAAGTCAGAGCAAAGAGGCGCCATAGTTTCCTCTTCCTCAGTCGTCTTCCTGGATCCAAAAGCCAAAGGAGTGGAGATACGGACGGCGGGTACTAGTGAGGGGCGGCGAGAGGCCGTCTTAGCAAAGGAGGCAGTGGCTCCCGCGTTAGGGTGGAGGCTGAGGCTCTCGTGGGCATCAGTAGCTCCATGGCCGATGGGAAGcccacggcggtggcgacgttTCTTTTCCACCGTTGGGATTGTTGTAGGCGGCATCGGTCTCGTGGTGAGATAGAGGAGCTCAGCATATCTTTGGCGATGAGGTGGTAGCAGAGCTTCGAGGGGACAGAGGCCTCCTGCTGGTGGCACTCTCACTGGCGTTCTACTTCGCGCCGTCGCTACCGCGACCTTGTTCGGCACCCTAGGTGGTCGTGAACGtcctccatctccacctccgCCCTTTCCTAGCTCCCTCGAGCTCTTTCGTCTACCACTGTCTTGCTGTTGTCAGCCGTTGTCTTGCTGTTAGGCCccgagaaggagaggggagagagaaaggagatgatatgtgggacccacttatttttaaatttatttgatgactGAGTGGAGGCTGCGTTAGCAAAAACCGCTTTCAAAACCGTCAAGAAAGTCGCTTAAACGGTTTTAATAGTTGTGGTAGTCTTTATATCCGATTTGTGATGGAGCGATACGAGTCAGATCAGGCCATTAGTTATGGGAGTCCAAATGGACTTTTGAGCATACTTTGGTGTGGGTTGTATCTAGTATCCGCCAACTTGGTCCATTTTTGCGTCTCTGGCTCCACCGGTCCATCCTGCTAAATGGGCCACATTAAAAACAAGGGAGGAAGTCCATCTAGGA encodes the following:
- the LOC4324905 gene encoding uncharacterized protein isoform X1 — protein: MDADGSSKKGPPGRRTRKKLKFKPKVPPQKPRKSVPEKPNLEQSKPIDEELMKRLKTGQGATKTLSSIKDEHSTQNPPSTVSSAASVSLTLPQSGGHNQGQLKKPFHITRAVPLDAIPGFLYDDEDDDDDDDDEGDNNVELEEIRPSSTECESSIHPAEELNLLEQGDTRRMLLFQLPKSLPLPRISAAVERNGKARDKEVKEGSNLKELPQGYLGKMVVYKSGKIKMKLGDVMFDVNPGEECRMAQHVAAINTKEKHCCLLGEIESRHVVVTPDVDSLLLNDNRG
- the LOC4324905 gene encoding uncharacterized protein isoform X2, which encodes MDADGSSKKGPPGRRTRKKLKFKPKVPPQKPRKSVPEKPNLEQSKPIDEELMKRLKTGQGATKTLSSIKDEHSTQNPPSTVSSAASVSLTLPQSGGHNQGQLKPFHITRAVPLDAIPGFLYDDEDDDDDDDDEGDNNVELEEIRPSSTECESSIHPAEELNLLEQGDTRRMLLFQLPKSLPLPRISAAVERNGKARDKEVKEGSNLKELPQGYLGKMVVYKSGKIKMKLGDVMFDVNPGEECRMAQHVAAINTKEKHCCLLGEIESRHVVVTPDVDSLLLNDNRG